CCGATGTAGGCCCGGTCGCCGATGGTGGTCCGGTGCTTGCGCCGGTCGAGGCCGTAGTTGCAGGTGATCGTGCCGGCGCCGATGTTCACCTCGACCCCGATCTGCGCGTCGCCCAGGTAACTCTTGTGGTGCACCTTGGTCCGGTCGCCCACCCGCGAGTTTTTCAATTCCGCGAAGTTGCCGATTTCCACGTCGCGCCCGACGACGGTGCCGGGACGCAGGTGCGCGAACGGCCCCACCCTCGTCCCTTCACCGATCCGGCTCTCCTCGACCCAGGAGTCCCACACGCGGACCCGGCGTTCGAGGACGGAGTCGTGGACGCGGGCGCCGGGCCCGACCGTGCAGTTGAGGCCGACGACCGTGCGGCCGGTGAGGAACGTCCCGGGGTGCAGCACCGTGTCCCGGCCGACCTTCACCGTGTCGTCGACGAATGTCGTTGCGGGGTCGAGCACCGTCACCCCGCCGTCCATCAATCGCTCAAGCACCCGGCGGCGCAGGATCGCGTCGGCGGCCGCCAGCTCCGCGCGCGTATTGACGCCGGCGAGCTCCTCCAGATCGGCAACCGGCACCACCGCCACCGGACGCCCCGCGGCCGCGAGCATGTTGATCGCGTCGGGGAGATAATACTCGCCCTGCCGGTTCGCCGGCCGGACCCGCCGGAGGGAGCCGGCGATCTCGGCGACCCGGACACAGTAAAATCCCGCGTTGACCTCTCGGATCGCCGCCTCGTCGGGCGTCGCGTCGGCGTCTTCGATGATGCGGAGAAACCGTCCGTCGGCGGCGCGCACGATCCGCCCGTAGCGCCGGGTGTCGGCCGGCGTCCCGGCCGCGACGGCCGCGGCCGCGCCGTCGCGCACGCGGAGCCGCAGCGCACGCAGGGTCTCAGGCGACACCAGCGGCATATCCCCGTTGAGCACGTACGCCACGGCCCGGTCCCGCAGGCGCGGCACCGCCTGGAGGAGCGCGTGCCCGCTGCCGAGCGGATCGCGCTGGATGACGTAATCCACCTCGTCGCCCAGCGCTTCCCGGACACGCCGGTGGTCGGGACCGACCA
This region of bacterium genomic DNA includes:
- the glmU gene encoding bifunctional UDP-N-acetylglucosamine diphosphorylase/glucosamine-1-phosphate N-acetyltransferase GlmU; protein product: MAHAAGTDRTAAVVLAAGKGTRMRSELPKVLHPLRGRPIVAHVVEALRRAGVRRPLIVVGPDHRRVREALGDEVDYVIQRDPLGSGHALLQAVPRLRDRAVAYVLNGDMPLVSPETLRALRLRVRDGAAAAVAAGTPADTRRYGRIVRAADGRFLRIIEDADATPDEAAIREVNAGFYCVRVAEIAGSLRRVRPANRQGEYYLPDAINMLAAAGRPVAVVPVADLEELAGVNTRAELAAADAILRRRVLERLMDGGVTVLDPATTFVDDTVKVGRDTVLHPGTFLTGRTVVGLNCTVGPGARVHDSVLERRVRVWDSWVEESRIGEGTRVGPFAHLRPGTVVGRDVEIGNFAELKNSRVGDRTKVHHKSYLGDAQIGVEVNIGAGTITCNYGLDRRKHRTTIGDRAYIGSDSMLVAPVRIGREAATGAGSVVTKDVPPRRVAVGVPARVIRSLNGRR